A single genomic interval of Planktothrix sp. FACHB-1365 harbors:
- a CDS encoding CHAT domain-containing protein, giving the protein MQPGRFLKLVLISLPLTGLWTVGMNGVWEIFRGNQKVIFSLNKVLAQSIIPEANSTNTLTNSVGNRVDITGGQASGDGGNLFHSFTQFNVPQGQTVNFVSNPSIQNILSRVVGGQPSLIDGLIQVTGGNSNLFILNPAGIIFGSGARLDVPAAFTATTATGIGFNSGFFNAVDSNNYNALSGEPNTFLFSTSNPGNIINAGELTVSSGQTLTLVGGNVINTGTLNAPGGQITIAAIEGNNLVRISQDGYLLNLEIATVTPTSETEQSVINPLSLPELLTGTGENNQASIVNILPDGTVELTASSANLPPQGGVALISGFLNTRNTNLDSSSSTLPQVNIIGNDIQLSNAEIDASAANGGGTIRIGSDYQGNGFFPTASRTFINDQSTIIADALTNGNGGRVSIGSHDLTRFFGNISTQGSSNSQTSEGLGGSATIFSQNNLNIAGNINLKGSDGKPGNLVINAAEINIGNQDQSNANITLSDQTLEDFATTANVIIEAKNNITIADLADNELRFPATTGTLTFTADADQSGSGGFTMNSGDTLRTSGAAIAITGVNLVTGDIITQGGNLDLTATNNGGIRTENLSTSNSGNGGDLTIKSDRDIVTDKISTFSNRNGSGGTVNLSTLNRIQTNNINTSGQVQAGDITLSSLQGDIILEGDSYSIDATSGQGSGGNVLVNTPRTLTTNLIDTRGQETGGNIILNAELATEIRGLRTGTFNSLENATGNIEITSDEINFTGGQNSIQGKGQILLQPATLAQDIEIAGQNNNAELTLNLSSSDLNSLENGFTEIIIGGSHSNGTIFIAGNVSFQDPVVIQSPQGGIASGTPLREQFYTLTGLDDASLKLFASENITLGTLVTNGQNILITSELGTVSTQNLSTGNSASATIQLTGTEINFLGGLNSIQGLGTLLLQPSRNTQAITLAGSEQSSSFDISNQDLETFADGFSSIKIGRTDSISTLTLAGNSTISDPLNLQAQSILGTGRLTGIDNASLTLSAGSDILIGDMSTEGGTIQLSSSQGNIRTGALQLVSGNPGIGDINLSAAGNIETGEIRVNSQETITGNSNFSLNGQDINLMSRNGTIRVNGEINNSSLEGDTVAIELFAPGAITTGNMTAYRGINLTSSQGQIITGNLQTLQGIEKSQGINLTGYIGIKTDNINTTTPSGISSNITLNSATGSVQSGDLNTVGITRGGTITVVAGDRINTGTIDASSPEGSSGNIGLNASQDIDVISIRGEGKTQGGDIGIATHGLFRVTGTFNSRNQMNASISSVGGEEGGSIVIQQGGDYCSTSECSNIPFTVGNATLNGTTGAITDGNLVTILPPTNTNPNSTVTTGSTQAVVNQINSELQVNNQDNQTPPVTPQTDGSTTPVLTNSTSDSSLNSTSEPSSQPEEISENPIIPLNTPTIPTDQISSGSVISSLAQIDTFRGIEFSNYLGSNLKNPPVTDQSIRKTLNEIYKLTNSKSAIVYVSAQSNQLELRLILPEGQPIFKSIPVSRETVLKTARTFSNQIRSPENLEDTRYKENGKQLHDWLIKPLESQLEAEGINTLVFSMDTGLRTLPLAALYNGKQFLVERYSLGLIPSLSLTDTRYVNIKNSKVLAMGASIFPNSDQQPLPAVPLELNLIINQNIWQGLSFLNDKFTIDNLTSQRNQHQFSIVHLATHGEFQTGGSDQSYIQFWDQKLRLTELRKLKLHQPPVELLVLSACTTAVGDEKAELGFAGLAVQAGVKSALASLWYVSDAGTLGLMNTFYEALSTSPIKAEALRQAQLAMLQGKVRLQQGYLIDETATETAKIPLPPEIASRGNVNLSHPFYWAGFTLIGSPW; this is encoded by the coding sequence ATGCAGCCTGGACGTTTTTTAAAGTTAGTTTTAATCTCCCTACCGTTGACAGGATTATGGACGGTTGGGATGAATGGAGTTTGGGAAATATTCAGGGGGAATCAAAAGGTTATTTTTTCCCTCAATAAAGTTTTAGCACAATCTATTATTCCTGAAGCGAATAGTACCAATACCCTAACCAATTCCGTAGGAAATCGTGTCGATATTACTGGAGGTCAAGCTTCAGGAGATGGCGGAAATTTATTTCATAGTTTTACTCAATTTAACGTTCCCCAAGGTCAAACGGTCAATTTTGTTTCTAATCCTTCAATTCAAAATATTCTCAGCCGTGTAGTAGGAGGACAACCTTCATTAATTGACGGGTTAATTCAAGTCACCGGAGGTAATTCTAATCTCTTCATTTTAAATCCAGCCGGAATCATTTTTGGATCGGGAGCCCGTTTAGATGTTCCTGCTGCATTTACCGCTACAACTGCCACAGGAATTGGATTTAATTCGGGTTTTTTTAATGCTGTAGATTCTAATAATTATAACGCCCTTTCCGGTGAACCGAATACCTTTCTTTTTTCCACCTCCAATCCGGGTAATATTATTAATGCAGGAGAACTCACCGTTTCCTCTGGACAAACCTTAACCTTAGTCGGAGGAAATGTAATTAATACCGGAACTCTAAACGCACCAGGAGGACAAATTACAATTGCAGCGATTGAAGGAAATAACTTAGTTAGAATAAGTCAAGATGGCTATTTACTCAATTTAGAAATTGCCACCGTTACCCCGACTTCTGAAACCGAACAATCTGTCATTAATCCTCTTTCTCTTCCTGAATTATTAACAGGTACAGGAGAAAATAATCAAGCTTCTATTGTAAATATTTTACCCGATGGAACCGTAGAACTCACTGCTTCGAGTGCTAATTTACCACCTCAAGGAGGGGTGGCTTTAATTTCAGGTTTTTTGAATACCAGAAATACTAACTTGGATTCATCATCCTCAACGCTTCCCCAAGTCAATATTATTGGCAATGATATTCAATTATCGAACGCAGAAATTGATGCTTCTGCTGCCAATGGAGGGGGAACCATTAGAATTGGGAGTGACTATCAAGGAAATGGTTTTTTTCCTACGGCTTCGCGTACCTTCATTAATGATCAATCCACAATTATAGCGGATGCCTTGACCAATGGAAATGGGGGACGAGTAAGCATTGGTTCCCATGATTTAACTCGATTTTTTGGAAATATTAGTACCCAAGGATCTTCCAATTCCCAAACGAGTGAAGGATTAGGAGGATCTGCTACTATTTTTAGTCAAAATAATCTTAATATAGCTGGAAATATTAACCTAAAAGGAAGCGATGGAAAGCCAGGAAATTTAGTAATTAATGCAGCAGAAATTAATATAGGAAATCAGGATCAAAGCAATGCTAATATTACCCTATCGGATCAAACCCTAGAAGACTTTGCCACCACAGCAAATGTGATTATAGAAGCTAAAAATAATATTACCATTGCGGATCTAGCCGATAATGAATTAAGGTTTCCAGCCACCACAGGAACCTTAACCTTTACCGCCGATGCAGATCAATCAGGGAGTGGTGGATTTACCATGAATTCGGGAGATACTCTCCGCACGTCCGGTGCTGCTATTGCGATTACAGGTGTTAATTTAGTCACCGGGGATATAATCACTCAAGGGGGAAATTTAGACCTAACTGCAACAAATAATGGAGGAATTCGGACAGAAAATTTATCCACTTCTAACTCAGGAAATGGGGGAGATTTAACAATTAAAAGTGATCGGGATATTGTTACCGATAAAATTTCCACTTTTTCTAATAGAAATGGAAGCGGAGGAACAGTTAATTTAAGTACATTAAACCGAATTCAAACTAATAATATTAATACCTCTGGTCAAGTTCAAGCCGGAGATATTACCCTCAGCAGTTTACAAGGAGATATTATTTTAGAGGGAGATTCCTATAGTATTGATGCTACTTCTGGTCAGGGTTCAGGAGGGAATGTTTTGGTCAATACTCCTCGAACTTTAACCACAAATTTAATTGATACTAGAGGTCAGGAAACCGGAGGAAATATTATCTTAAATGCGGAGTTAGCGACAGAAATTCGAGGACTCCGTACCGGGACATTTAATAGCTTAGAAAATGCGACTGGTAATATCGAAATTACAAGTGATGAAATTAATTTCACAGGGGGTCAAAACTCAATTCAAGGCAAAGGTCAAATTCTGTTACAACCTGCAACATTAGCTCAAGATATTGAAATCGCAGGTCAAAATAATAATGCAGAACTCACATTAAATTTATCTTCCAGTGATTTAAACAGTTTAGAAAATGGGTTTACGGAAATTATTATTGGAGGATCTCATAGCAATGGTACAATTTTTATCGCGGGAAATGTTTCATTTCAAGATCCCGTTGTCATCCAATCTCCTCAAGGCGGAATTGCCAGTGGAACGCCATTGCGTGAACAGTTTTATACGCTTACAGGATTAGATGATGCTAGTTTAAAGCTATTTGCCTCAGAAAATATTACCTTGGGAACCTTAGTTACAAACGGTCAAAATATTTTAATTACCAGTGAATTGGGAACTGTTTCTACTCAAAACTTATCTACGGGGAATTCTGCCTCTGCTACAATTCAATTAACAGGAACAGAAATTAATTTTTTAGGGGGATTAAATTCTATTCAGGGTTTAGGAACCCTGCTTTTACAACCGAGTCGTAACACACAAGCCATAACGTTAGCGGGGTCAGAACAGTCTTCTAGCTTTGATATTAGTAACCAAGATTTAGAAACCTTTGCCGACGGATTTAGTTCCATTAAAATCGGTCGTACAGATAGTATCAGTACCCTAACTTTAGCGGGAAATTCTACTATTTCTGATCCCCTCAATTTACAAGCACAATCTATTTTAGGAACAGGCCGTCTCACAGGTATTGATAACGCTTCTCTGACTTTATCCGCCGGATCTGATATTTTAATTGGGGATATGAGTACCGAAGGAGGAACGATTCAACTCAGTAGTTCCCAAGGAAATATTCGGACTGGCGCATTACAATTAGTTTCGGGAAATCCCGGAATTGGAGATATTAATTTATCAGCAGCTGGAAATATTGAAACCGGAGAAATTCGGGTTAATTCTCAGGAAACAATTACAGGAAATAGTAACTTTTCACTTAATGGTCAAGATATTAATTTAATGAGTCGCAATGGAACTATCAGAGTCAATGGTGAGATTAATAATTCATCTTTAGAGGGGGATACAGTTGCTATCGAATTGTTTGCACCCGGAGCAATTACAACCGGAAATATGACTGCCTATCGGGGGATTAATCTCACCAGTTCTCAAGGTCAAATTATCACGGGAAATCTACAAACACTGCAAGGAATCGAAAAAAGTCAAGGAATTAATTTAACAGGATATATTGGGATTAAAACGGATAATATTAATACAACAACCCCTTCGGGAATCAGTAGTAATATTACGCTTAATAGTGCAACGGGAAGTGTACAGTCAGGAGACTTAAATACCGTCGGAATTACGCGGGGGGGGACTATTACTGTTGTTGCAGGCGATCGCATTAATACCGGAACAATTGATGCAAGTTCTCCCGAAGGAAGCAGTGGCAATATCGGCTTAAATGCGTCCCAAGATATTGATGTTATTTCTATTCGGGGGGAAGGAAAAACTCAAGGTGGTGATATTGGAATTGCCACTCACGGCTTATTTAGAGTAACAGGAACCTTTAATAGTCGCAATCAAATGAATGCCAGTATTTCCAGTGTAGGCGGAGAAGAAGGGGGATCTATTGTTATTCAACAAGGTGGCGATTATTGTAGCACTTCTGAATGTAGTAATATTCCCTTTACCGTCGGAAATGCAACTTTAAATGGAACCACTGGAGCGATTACCGATGGTAATTTAGTTACGATTTTACCTCCGACTAATACTAACCCTAATTCTACGGTAACAACCGGATCAACACAAGCGGTTGTTAATCAAATTAATTCCGAATTACAAGTTAATAATCAAGATAACCAAACGCCACCTGTAACCCCTCAAACAGATGGAAGTACAACCCCAGTTTTAACCAATTCTACATCGGATTCTTCCTTAAATTCCACCTCGGAACCATCATCCCAACCAGAAGAAATTTCAGAAAACCCAATTATTCCTTTAAATACTCCCACTATTCCCACAGATCAAATTAGTTCAGGCTCCGTGATTTCCTCTTTAGCTCAAATTGATACGTTTCGAGGGATTGAATTTTCTAATTATTTAGGATCAAACTTAAAAAATCCCCCCGTTACAGATCAAAGTATTCGTAAAACTTTAAATGAAATTTATAAATTAACAAACTCTAAATCTGCTATTGTGTATGTATCGGCTCAATCTAATCAATTAGAATTAAGGTTGATTTTACCCGAAGGACAACCGATCTTTAAAAGTATCCCCGTTTCCAGAGAAACCGTATTAAAAACCGCTAGAACCTTTTCTAATCAAATTCGTTCCCCCGAAAATTTAGAAGATACCCGTTATAAAGAGAATGGTAAACAATTACATGATTGGTTAATTAAACCTCTGGAAAGCCAATTAGAAGCAGAAGGAATTAATACCCTGGTTTTTTCAATGGATACAGGATTAAGAACTCTACCCTTAGCCGCGTTATATAATGGTAAACAGTTTCTTGTAGAACGCTATAGTTTAGGGCTTATTCCGAGTTTAAGTTTAACTGATACGCGCTATGTTAATATTAAAAATTCAAAAGTTTTAGCGATGGGAGCTTCTATTTTCCCCAATTCTGATCAACAGCCTCTCCCGGCGGTTCCCCTGGAATTGAACTTAATTATTAATCAAAATATTTGGCAAGGGCTTTCCTTTTTAAATGATAAATTTACAATTGATAATCTCACATCCCAACGCAATCAACATCAATTTTCAATTGTTCACTTAGCAACACACGGAGAATTTCAAACGGGAGGGTCTGATCAATCTTATATTCAATTTTGGGATCAAAAATTACGCTTAACTGAACTCAGAAAATTAAAATTACATCAACCTCCCGTTGAATTATTAGTTTTGAGTGCTTGTACAACGGCTGTGGGAGATGAAAAAGCAGAATTAGGCTTTGCGGGGTTAGCGGTGCAAGCGGGTGTTAAATCAGCTTTAGCGAGTTTATGGTATGTCAGTGATGCCGGAACATTAGGGTTAATGAATACCTTTTATGAAGCCTTATCAACGAGTCCTATTAAAGCAGAAGCTCTGCGACAAGCTCAACTCGCAATGTTACAAGGAAAAGTCCGTTTACAACAGGGTTATTTAATTGATGAAACGGCAACGGAAACCGCTAAAATTCCTCTTCCTCCAGAAATTGCCTCTCGTGGAAATGTTAATTTATCTCATCCCTTTTATTGGGCAGGTTTTACGTTAATTGGTAGTCCTTGGTAA
- the coaE gene encoding dephospho-CoA kinase (Dephospho-CoA kinase (CoaE) performs the final step in coenzyme A biosynthesis.), with protein sequence MRLIGLTGGIGTGKTTVSNYLANTYQLPIWDADLYAREAVKPGSPILQSIIQRYGNDILLSDGNLNRQRLASLIFSDSSAKTWLEQQIHPFVRNCFVNNIQQLNAKILQNPDGNTPQYADGVLVIPLLFESKMTDLVTEIWVVYSPPEQQYSRLIQREKMISNRILTFEEAQARIQSQMSLEEKCQQADVILYNSSTLEELFKQVDAALQG encoded by the coding sequence ATGCGTTTAATTGGTCTGACCGGAGGGATAGGAACCGGTAAAACGACTGTATCCAACTATCTTGCTAACACTTACCAACTCCCCATTTGGGATGCGGATTTATATGCTAGAGAAGCAGTGAAACCCGGTTCACCCATTCTCCAGTCAATTATTCAGCGTTATGGGAACGATATTTTACTTTCTGATGGTAACTTAAATCGCCAACGATTAGCCAGTCTGATTTTTTCAGACTCATCAGCTAAAACTTGGTTAGAACAACAGATTCATCCCTTTGTTCGCAATTGTTTTGTTAACAATATTCAACAATTAAACGCGAAAATCCTCCAAAATCCTGATGGAAATACCCCCCAATATGCTGATGGAGTGTTAGTCATCCCGTTATTATTTGAATCCAAAATGACGGATTTAGTGACTGAAATTTGGGTGGTTTATTCTCCTCCCGAGCAACAATATTCTCGGTTGATCCAACGAGAAAAAATGATTTCTAATCGAATTTTAACTTTTGAAGAAGCTCAAGCTCGAATTCAAAGTCAAATGTCCTTAGAAGAAAAGTGTCAGCAGGCGGATGTAATTTTATATAATTCTTCAACTTTAGAGGAACTTTTTAAACAAGTAGATGCGGCACTCCAAGGGTAA
- the psb28 gene encoding photosystem II reaction center protein Psb28: MTTSVQFIDGLDEEISGISLRKLKHSQTKIVVLVFERLQAIERLRAYRKQITNLWLRDEEGQIKVTPSGVKFFFAENEDLSKVECTFEVDSEEVFERVMRFLHRYADENEFQFQST; this comes from the coding sequence ATGACAACCTCTGTACAATTTATTGATGGATTAGATGAAGAAATTAGTGGGATTAGTCTGCGGAAACTCAAACATTCCCAAACAAAAATCGTTGTCTTGGTATTTGAGCGCCTTCAAGCCATAGAACGATTAAGAGCCTATCGCAAGCAAATCACGAATTTGTGGCTCCGGGATGAAGAAGGACAAATTAAAGTTACCCCCAGTGGCGTTAAATTCTTTTTTGCCGAAAATGAGGATCTATCTAAAGTTGAATGTACCTTTGAAGTAGACTCTGAGGAAGTATTTGAACGAGTCATGCGGTTTTTACACCGTTATGCAGATGAAAATGAATTTCAATTTCAGTCTACTTAA
- a CDS encoding ureidoglycolate lyase, producing MRELIKIQQLSAEWITPEQFKPYGQVISASVDKKLYNEEDAQLNLNNGIPRFYIMRLQQKGLKFHHITRHNQCTQCLGSLEGKDWFMAVCPPSKNDQPSLKDLVAFHIPGNCFIKLEVGTWHAGPYFTHETVDFYNLELTDTNLVDHFTHSFAKSHYLEFEIVESK from the coding sequence ATGCGCGAATTAATCAAAATTCAACAGTTATCTGCTGAATGGATTACTCCTGAACAATTTAAACCCTATGGACAAGTCATTTCAGCCTCGGTTGACAAGAAATTATATAACGAGGAGGATGCCCAACTCAATTTAAACAACGGTATCCCTCGTTTTTATATTATGCGGCTTCAACAAAAAGGTTTAAAATTTCATCACATTACTCGCCACAATCAATGTACTCAATGTTTAGGCTCATTAGAAGGAAAAGATTGGTTTATGGCTGTTTGTCCTCCCTCTAAAAATGATCAACCCTCCTTAAAGGATTTAGTCGCGTTTCATATTCCAGGCAATTGTTTTATTAAATTAGAAGTCGGAACGTGGCACGCTGGGCCGTATTTTACCCATGAAACCGTTGATTTTTATAACTTAGAATTAACCGATACTAATCTTGTTGATCACTTTACCCACAGTTTTGCTAAAAGTCATTATTTAGAATTTGAAATTGTAGAGAGTAAGTAA
- a CDS encoding YbjN domain-containing protein: MQFQTAMHEACYNKVATWMRELYGKFPCAREDVPGLAMVMGSALVEVFVFPWEKDDAVINARSYVVTDVELSPDLLHFLLRENNIMRFGAFGIDEHGDIVFEHTIVGSTCDKLELEASVNAVLEIADEYDDKIVERWGGKRALDRIAS; encoded by the coding sequence ATGCAATTTCAAACCGCAATGCACGAAGCTTGTTATAACAAAGTTGCCACCTGGATGCGAGAATTATACGGCAAATTCCCGTGCGCTAGGGAAGATGTCCCTGGATTAGCAATGGTCATGGGTTCAGCATTGGTTGAGGTATTTGTGTTTCCTTGGGAAAAAGATGATGCTGTTATTAATGCCCGGTCTTATGTTGTAACCGATGTAGAACTTTCCCCAGATTTACTACATTTTCTGCTTCGAGAAAATAACATTATGAGATTCGGGGCTTTTGGAATTGATGAACACGGAGACATTGTTTTTGAACATACCATTGTTGGCTCAACTTGTGATAAACTGGAGTTAGAAGCTTCTGTGAATGCAGTGTTAGAAATTGCCGATGAATATGATGATAAAATCGTAGAACGTTGGGGAGGAAAAAGAGCATTAGATCGCATAGCAAGTTAA
- a CDS encoding C1 family peptidase, with protein sequence MPLDKNKLGWIPDYPDFRDLKMADINKIIKEQSPTQNQEDAASQILELAKLIKKIVSPEKDTANQESLKIIDQLIKRNENKIKFLRVKVENKAHLYRGIRHNKIIDIQDRLKFIFKQGVIRECLKKIDIKMTENEKNKSKQEQTESEKIKEKHLTYLLENLKGENNFLNDELAGLDCERGYFGEATNSLLIFFKKMWELPSQNSIVDFNPNYDAKTKKEEEEDFYEYNPENSIYTVVNTIYKRIQHKNPVNSQEEFFKTDDYGNEVKLLKEDPEKKYLKIGDYGDEVKLLKEKLEKLDYFQFSKDDNYEYSKYFFGYKTDLVVEFFQGINGLNADGIVGKDTTTILESDNPPLITQDNKQQDNNRMLYNSIIYIQKKLYKFFGYKNVKINGKWDDLTIERINELIKREDERSGKNTPSIDINDKNIKVEHLNNILRNIIYQAEESKQYFLYQPLIFPEYNQLLEDNKLQKDSPQKILLTIQQPIPQNIITIFQNKLKIENCQSEKSSDKIYPVIYPFIQLVIKNFSDIGIHGQLDYEQAITQAIDLINIVLASNSDTKASDSDEKGKNEEKPGSQKQFFDNDENMTQLLLEFVRGRRERDREINLMLIYQSLSAEERKRLNFLLWISLDQIESMIGEIEEFCPRVENQAPSEREKVTPYKYKTLIPGLKRKLIDKNKSDKNSSIFSIANKNDNNNQTVLQTCPVSESLSKSEQSSNQHELLVPCMSELENQINLPSQTPVYLCLPEFVDLSYWCSPIKNQESLNSCTACAAIDLVEYFQNRTRDEYTNASVLFLYKVARKLMHREGDVGASIRETMKAMVLFGIPPEEYWPYEPSKIDEEPSGFCYSYAQNYQAIQYFRLDTPGLPVSYLLAQIKMTLVAGLPSIFGLTIYSSIYEKTNYRRGHIPTPKPKDNVQGGHAVVAVGYDDSKIIGDSVGALLIRNSWGTNWGERGYGWLPYDYILKGLTSDWWSLIKAEWFETKNFGLGADDWKYDSGIDNGDPTKKDPPPVKKTPGS encoded by the coding sequence ATGCCATTAGATAAAAATAAATTAGGCTGGATACCCGACTATCCTGACTTTAGAGATCTAAAAATGGCTGATATCAACAAGATCATCAAAGAGCAATCTCCAACTCAAAATCAAGAAGATGCCGCATCACAAATTCTCGAATTAGCTAAATTAATTAAAAAAATAGTATCACCAGAAAAAGATACTGCTAATCAAGAAAGTTTAAAAATAATTGATCAACTAATTAAAAGAAACGAGAATAAAATTAAGTTTTTGAGGGTCAAAGTCGAAAACAAAGCTCACCTTTACCGGGGAATTAGACACAATAAAATTATAGATATTCAAGATAGATTGAAATTCATTTTTAAGCAGGGAGTTATTCGGGAATGTTTAAAAAAAATAGACATAAAAATGACGGAAAATGAAAAAAATAAGAGTAAACAAGAACAAACTGAAAGTGAAAAAATTAAAGAAAAACATTTAACCTATTTATTAGAAAATTTAAAAGGGGAAAACAATTTTTTAAATGATGAATTAGCAGGTTTAGACTGTGAAAGAGGCTATTTTGGTGAAGCTACAAATAGTCTTCTGATTTTCTTCAAAAAAATGTGGGAGCTTCCTAGCCAAAATAGCATTGTAGATTTTAACCCTAACTATGATGCTAAAACAAAGAAAGAAGAAGAAGAAGACTTTTATGAATACAATCCAGAGAATTCTATTTACACTGTTGTAAACACAATTTATAAGAGAATACAACATAAGAACCCAGTTAATTCTCAAGAAGAGTTTTTTAAAACAGATGACTATGGAAATGAAGTAAAGCTCCTCAAAGAAGACCCAGAAAAAAAGTATCTTAAGATAGGTGATTATGGAGATGAAGTAAAGCTCCTTAAAGAAAAACTAGAAAAACTGGATTATTTTCAGTTTTCAAAAGATGATAATTATGAATATTCAAAATACTTTTTTGGCTATAAAACAGATTTGGTTGTTGAATTTTTTCAAGGAATTAATGGTTTAAATGCTGATGGTATAGTTGGAAAGGATACTACAACAATTTTAGAAAGCGATAACCCACCACTAATAACACAAGATAATAAGCAGCAAGATAATAATCGAATGCTATATAATTCAATTATTTATATCCAAAAAAAGCTTTATAAGTTTTTTGGATATAAAAATGTTAAAATTAACGGAAAGTGGGATGATTTAACTATAGAAAGGATTAATGAACTTATTAAGCGCGAAGATGAACGAAGTGGCAAAAATACGCCAAGCATTGACATAAACGACAAAAACATTAAGGTGGAACACTTGAACAATATCTTACGAAATATTATTTATCAGGCTGAAGAATCGAAACAATATTTTCTATACCAACCTTTGATTTTTCCTGAATATAATCAATTATTAGAAGATAATAAATTGCAAAAAGATTCTCCTCAGAAAATTTTATTGACTATTCAACAACCTATTCCTCAAAATATCATTACAATCTTTCAGAATAAACTAAAAATTGAGAATTGTCAAAGCGAGAAAAGTTCAGATAAGATTTATCCTGTTATTTATCCCTTTATTCAGTTAGTAATTAAAAATTTTTCAGATATTGGCATTCATGGTCAATTAGATTATGAACAAGCTATAACCCAGGCTATAGATTTAATAAATATTGTTTTGGCTTCTAATTCTGATACAAAGGCTTCTGATTCTGATGAAAAAGGGAAAAATGAAGAAAAACCTGGCTCCCAAAAGCAATTTTTCGATAATGATGAGAATATGACACAACTTTTGCTTGAATTTGTTCGCGGAAGACGAGAGAGAGATCGTGAGATCAATCTGATGCTAATTTATCAATCTCTCTCTGCTGAAGAGAGAAAAAGACTAAATTTTTTACTTTGGATAAGCCTTGATCAAATTGAATCAATGATTGGTGAGATAGAAGAATTCTGTCCACGAGTAGAGAATCAAGCTCCTTCAGAAAGAGAAAAAGTTACTCCATATAAATATAAAACTTTAATTCCAGGCTTAAAGAGAAAATTAATAGACAAAAATAAATCAGATAAAAACTCATCTATTTTTTCGATAGCAAATAAAAATGATAATAATAATCAGACAGTTTTGCAAACCTGTCCTGTGTCAGAGTCATTATCAAAGTCAGAGCAATCATCAAATCAACATGAATTATTAGTTCCTTGCATGAGTGAATTAGAAAATCAAATTAATCTACCTTCGCAAACACCCGTTTATTTATGTTTACCAGAATTTGTCGATTTAAGCTATTGGTGTTCTCCTATTAAAAATCAAGAATCATTAAATTCTTGTACAGCCTGCGCTGCGATTGATTTAGTCGAATACTTTCAAAATAGAACCCGTGATGAATATACTAATGCTTCAGTGCTATTTTTATATAAGGTTGCGCGAAAATTAATGCACCGGGAAGGAGATGTGGGTGCATCCATTCGGGAAACAATGAAAGCGATGGTTTTGTTTGGAATTCCCCCGGAAGAATATTGGCCCTATGAACCCAGTAAAATCGATGAAGAACCCAGTGGTTTTTGTTATTCCTACGCTCAAAATTATCAGGCGATTCAATATTTTAGGCTAGACACTCCTGGTCTTCCCGTAAGTTATTTATTGGCTCAAATTAAAATGACCTTAGTGGCTGGTCTTCCTTCTATCTTTGGGTTGACAATTTACAGTTCCATTTATGAAAAAACTAACTACAGAAGAGGTCATATTCCTACTCCTAAACCAAAAGATAATGTACAAGGGGGTCATGCTGTTGTCGCTGTTGGCTATGATGATAGTAAAATCATTGGAGACTCGGTAGGTGCGCTGCTGATCAGAAATTCTTGGGGAACTAATTGGGGTGAACGGGGTTATGGTTGGTTGCCTTATGATTATATTCTTAAGGGATTAACATCAGATTGGTGGTCTTTGATAAAAGCAGAGTGGTTTGAAACTAAGAATTTTGGTTTAGGGGCTGATGATTGGAAGTATGATTCTGGTATTGATAACGGGGATCCAACTAAGAAAGATCCCCCTCCCGTCAAAAAAACACCTGGTTCATAA